The following coding sequences are from one Pseudomonadota bacterium window:
- a CDS encoding AbrB/MazE/SpoVT family DNA-binding domain-containing protein translates to MLTKIQKWGNSQGLRLAKNLLEDANLCVGDDVDISVKGGVMIVKPARKIRGRYALKDLVANIPENYEINEIEWGEPAGKEEW, encoded by the coding sequence ATGCTTACAAAAATTCAAAAATGGGGAAATAGTCAGGGGCTTCGACTTGCAAAAAATCTGCTCGAAGATGCAAATCTTTGTGTAGGCGATGATGTGGATATTAGCGTTAAAGGAGGAGTTATGATTGTCAAACCAGCGAGAAAGATACGTGGACGCTATGCCCTTAAGGACCTCGTTGCAAATATTCCTGAAAACTATGAAATCAACGAAATTGAATGGGGAGAACCGGCTGGCAAGGAGGAA